Proteins from a genomic interval of Candidatus Limnocylindrales bacterium:
- the yajC gene encoding preprotein translocase subunit YajC, producing MQLIGLSDIAKLLAGAPAPGGSPIEGLLSFTPLIIMFVIFYFLLIRPQQKRQKEIRDMLANLKKGDKVITTGGLYGTIVGLNDSYVQLRIADQVKVKVSRNAIAGFQNEASNNGEGSTSE from the coding sequence GTGCAACTTATAGGATTATCGGATATAGCCAAATTATTGGCAGGTGCTCCGGCACCTGGAGGGAGTCCCATAGAAGGTTTACTTTCCTTTACTCCCCTGATCATCATGTTCGTAATTTTCTACTTTCTGCTAATCAGACCCCAGCAAAAGCGCCAGAAAGAGATCAGGGACATGCTTGCCAATCTCAAAAAGGGGGATAAGGTGATTACAACCGGTGGGCTGTATGGGACCATTGTCGGGTTGAATGATTCCTATGTACAACTCAGGATTGCTGACCAAGTGAAGGTGAAGGTTTCCCGCAACGCCATAGCTGGGTTCCAGAACGAGGCCAGCAATAACGGAGAAGGGTCTACTTCTGAATGA
- the tgt gene encoding tRNA guanosine(34) transglycosylase Tgt, whose product MNFRVIKTDTSTKARLGQLTTAHGLVHTPVFMPVGTQASVKGLSPQNLKEIGAEIILSNTYHLYLRPGHKLIEEQGGLHRFMGWDRSILTDSGGFQIYSLSDLRKITEEEVIFRSHLDGSEHRISPEKSIEIQESLGADIIMCFDECTPYPASYDYALHSMELTLKWARRCKERHRRKDQQLFGIVQGGMYPDLREACVKGLLEIGFEGYALGGLSVGEPKSTMYQIVDFTTSLLPSDQPRYLMGVGTPEDLLECVALGIDMFDCVMPTRHARNGSLFTSRGRIIIKNAQYAKDPSPLDPECGCYTCQNFSKAYLRHLFMAGEILAAVLNTLHNLYFYLDFMRKIRESINQDRFVEFKAQFQ is encoded by the coding sequence GTGAATTTTCGAGTTATTAAAACAGACACCTCAACGAAGGCACGTTTAGGCCAGTTAACAACAGCCCATGGGCTTGTCCACACGCCTGTTTTTATGCCCGTGGGAACCCAGGCCAGTGTTAAGGGTCTTTCTCCTCAAAACCTTAAAGAAATAGGCGCCGAGATTATCCTGAGCAATACTTATCATCTTTATCTCAGACCTGGACATAAGCTTATTGAGGAGCAGGGCGGGCTTCATCGGTTTATGGGCTGGGATCGCTCTATTCTTACCGATAGTGGCGGTTTTCAGATCTATAGCTTATCTGATTTACGAAAGATTACCGAAGAGGAAGTTATTTTTCGGTCCCATTTAGACGGAAGTGAACATCGGATCTCTCCGGAGAAATCCATTGAGATTCAGGAGTCTTTGGGAGCGGATATCATCATGTGCTTCGATGAATGTACACCTTATCCGGCCAGTTATGATTATGCCCTTCACTCCATGGAGTTGACGTTGAAATGGGCCCGGCGTTGTAAAGAAAGGCATCGTCGTAAAGATCAACAGCTATTTGGAATTGTTCAGGGTGGGATGTATCCAGATCTTCGCGAGGCTTGCGTGAAGGGTTTGTTGGAGATAGGTTTTGAGGGTTATGCCTTGGGGGGATTAAGTGTGGGAGAGCCCAAATCAACCATGTATCAAATTGTAGATTTTACGACTTCCCTTCTCCCTTCGGACCAGCCTCGTTATTTAATGGGAGTGGGAACCCCCGAGGATCTTTTGGAATGTGTTGCTTTGGGAATCGATATGTTTGATTGTGTCATGCCGACCCGTCATGCACGAAATGGATCTCTCTTTACCAGCCGGGGAAGGATAATTATCAAAAATGCTCAGTATGCTAAAGACCCAAGTCCTTTGGATCCTGAGTGTGGCTGTTACACCTGCCAGAATTTTAGTAAAGCTTACCTGCGGCATTTATTTATGGCAGGTGAGATCCTGGCTGCGGTTTTGAATACTCTACATAATTTATATTTTTATCTTGACTTCATGAGAAAGATCAGAGAATCTATTAATCAGGATAGGTTTGTCGAATTTAAGGCTCAATTCCAATAA
- a CDS encoding acyl carrier protein produces MSTICYVLFPTRRSVADAALKKRLKEILIQATGLNLTPHEIGDDTPLTKLGVDSMAALEVVVALETEFGVSITDMETGMKAFASINSLAKFVEKNRT; encoded by the coding sequence ATGAGTACTATTTGCTACGTGTTGTTCCCTACCCGACGGAGTGTGGCCGACGCAGCTTTGAAAAAAAGACTTAAAGAGATTCTGATTCAGGCGACCGGTCTTAATCTAACCCCCCATGAAATTGGGGATGATACTCCCCTGACAAAGCTTGGGGTCGATTCTATGGCAGCTTTGGAAGTTGTGGTTGCTCTGGAGACTGAATTTGGGGTTTCCATTACCGATATGGAAACCGGTATGAAGGCATTTGCCAGCATCAATTCTTTAGCCAAATTTGTAGAAAAAAATCGGACGTAA
- a CDS encoding cyclic nucleotide-binding domain-containing protein: MLPKGLGDLKKLVSKEKDTSSQIEEYKKLLEKNPKNIDVQLKLGDAYAKTGDKEAAIKAYTEAAIRYAEEGHLVKAIAVNKIIVRLDPSRKEAHERLANLYFQRGVRAEPLEDTGFPEKAISRSGQSPQTEVSKEGGFSYPLEKISLLSHIDPSDLTFLKKMATLREFNTNQVIPPEGEKRASLFIILEGKVKTSVKNKEGASVALEPLGPGDFFGELSLLAQTSRQTTMIAETPCKVLEISEAILKPLLIKFPKTRMVLEEVYNSRELKLTLALVPLFSDLKPEERLSIAKHLTLETFPQGAIIFKEGTPGDSLYIVKSGRVGIYTTLMEDDEVSVIKKAAKDQKELYLSTLEKGDFFGESALLTREPRSATATAIADNTELLKLSQTALADIVKQYPRIRFVMEKYHQWRVRKTLESLKSIL, encoded by the coding sequence ATGCTTCCTAAGGGTTTAGGAGATCTTAAGAAACTGGTTTCAAAGGAAAAAGATACCTCTTCTCAGATTGAGGAATACAAAAAGCTCCTGGAGAAGAATCCTAAAAATATTGATGTACAGCTCAAATTGGGAGATGCTTATGCTAAAACGGGGGATAAGGAAGCGGCCATCAAGGCTTATACCGAAGCGGCCATCCGGTATGCAGAAGAAGGTCATCTGGTCAAGGCGATTGCCGTTAATAAGATTATCGTAAGGCTTGATCCATCCAGAAAAGAAGCCCATGAGCGGTTGGCAAATCTCTATTTCCAGAGGGGAGTAAGGGCTGAGCCTCTTGAAGACACGGGATTTCCCGAAAAGGCGATTTCCAGGTCAGGGCAATCCCCCCAGACAGAAGTTTCCAAAGAGGGAGGGTTTTCTTATCCCCTGGAAAAAATTTCTCTCTTATCCCATATCGATCCCTCAGATCTTACTTTTCTTAAAAAAATGGCAACTCTCAGGGAATTTAACACTAACCAGGTGATCCCCCCGGAAGGAGAGAAGAGGGCCTCACTTTTTATTATTTTAGAGGGGAAGGTTAAAACCAGCGTAAAGAATAAAGAAGGGGCCTCTGTGGCTTTAGAGCCTCTGGGTCCAGGAGATTTTTTTGGAGAATTATCCCTTCTGGCCCAAACCAGTCGGCAGACCACCATGATCGCAGAAACTCCCTGTAAAGTCCTGGAGATCTCGGAAGCTATCTTAAAACCTTTGCTTATAAAATTTCCGAAAACCCGGATGGTACTGGAAGAGGTTTATAATAGCCGAGAACTTAAGTTAACCCTGGCCTTAGTCCCGCTGTTTAGCGATTTGAAACCGGAAGAGCGTTTATCCATTGCAAAGCATTTAACCTTAGAGACCTTCCCCCAAGGCGCTATTATCTTTAAAGAAGGCACTCCCGGAGATTCTCTCTATATCGTTAAATCGGGTCGTGTGGGAATTTATACCACCCTCATGGAAGACGATGAGGTGAGTGTGATTAAGAAAGCTGCAAAGGATCAAAAAGAACTTTATCTCTCTACCCTGGAAAAAGGAGATTTCTTTGGGGAGTCTGCACTCCTTACCCGGGAACCCCGTTCGGCTACAGCAACCGCCATCGCCGATAATACAGAGCTCCTAAAACTGTCTCAGACAGCTCTGGCCGATATTGTTAAACAATATCCCCGTATTCGATTTGTGATGGAAAAGTATCACCAATGGAGAGTTCGTAAAACGCTGGAATCCCTTAAGTCGATTCTCTAA
- the secD gene encoding protein translocase subunit SecD, translated as MKSDLKWRLGLTILLLIAAGWAIYPPREKLNLGLDLQGGIHLALEVETDKAVQNEVIRAKDFLEKELNKNKIKYQLLSVNPDHSLTLQLVDPQSESGVMKIVRDNLPNFERKPPPSDNTRLVLGLESKAIQNIKENALQQALRTIRNRVDQFGVREPIIQREGENRIIVELAGINDPERAKELVGKTAELRFQLVRDVAASQEELLQRYGGKIPEGTEILPQASSGKTGEGKVSRYYLLEKEAKVTGADLKDARTSRDEYNMPAVSFEFGREGSRKFGELTEANIDKQLAIVLDNKVQSAPVIRSKITDKGQITGNFTVEEASDLAIVLRAGALPAPVKILEDRTVGPSLGQDSIRLGIQASLMGAALVVIFMIAYYKLSGLIANIALAINILLLVGALAGFGATLTLPGIAGIALTIGMAVDANILIFERIREELDLGKTVRSAVENGFSRAFVTIIDANLTTLLSGIILFQFGTGPVKGFAVTLSIGILTTLFTAITVTKMMFDLMLAGRNVKTLSI; from the coding sequence TTGAAAAGCGATTTAAAGTGGCGATTAGGTCTTACTATTCTTTTACTGATAGCAGCAGGATGGGCTATTTATCCACCCCGGGAGAAACTAAACCTGGGTCTGGACTTACAGGGTGGCATTCACCTGGCTCTGGAAGTTGAAACGGATAAAGCGGTGCAGAATGAAGTGATCAGGGCCAAAGATTTTTTAGAAAAAGAATTAAATAAAAACAAAATTAAATATCAGCTTTTGTCGGTTAACCCGGATCATAGCCTGACCTTGCAACTGGTAGATCCCCAATCTGAATCCGGGGTTATGAAGATAGTTCGGGACAATCTTCCCAACTTTGAGAGGAAACCTCCCCCTTCGGATAATACCAGACTTGTCCTTGGATTGGAGAGTAAAGCCATTCAGAATATTAAGGAGAATGCTCTGCAACAGGCCCTGAGAACTATCCGGAATCGGGTGGATCAGTTTGGGGTTCGGGAACCTATTATTCAACGGGAGGGGGAAAACCGAATTATTGTAGAGCTGGCAGGAATCAATGATCCGGAACGTGCAAAGGAGTTGGTAGGGAAAACCGCAGAGCTTCGGTTTCAACTGGTTAGAGATGTGGCTGCAAGCCAGGAAGAACTCCTCCAGCGATATGGGGGAAAGATTCCGGAGGGTACGGAGATACTTCCCCAGGCTTCTTCCGGTAAAACCGGTGAGGGGAAAGTTAGCCGGTACTATTTGCTAGAAAAAGAAGCGAAGGTCACCGGGGCCGATCTGAAAGATGCCCGGACCAGTCGGGATGAATATAATATGCCGGCTGTAAGCTTTGAATTCGGCCGGGAAGGTTCTCGAAAATTTGGGGAGTTGACCGAAGCCAATATCGATAAGCAGTTGGCTATTGTGCTGGACAACAAAGTTCAATCAGCCCCTGTGATTCGCTCCAAGATTACGGATAAAGGGCAGATCACCGGGAATTTCACGGTCGAAGAGGCCTCGGATCTGGCCATTGTTCTTCGAGCCGGTGCCTTACCGGCGCCGGTTAAGATCCTGGAAGATCGTACAGTAGGACCTTCTCTAGGACAGGATTCTATCCGTTTAGGTATTCAGGCTTCCCTTATGGGAGCAGCTTTGGTCGTTATTTTTATGATTGCCTATTATAAGTTATCCGGCCTGATTGCCAATATCGCCCTTGCGATTAATATTCTTCTGCTTGTGGGAGCCCTGGCCGGTTTTGGGGCAACATTGACGTTACCCGGTATTGCAGGAATTGCCTTAACCATTGGAATGGCGGTGGATGCAAACATTCTGATTTTTGAACGAATCCGTGAGGAACTGGATCTGGGCAAAACCGTCCGCTCTGCCGTTGAGAATGGTTTCTCCAGAGCTTTCGTTACCATTATCGATGCCAATTTAACCACCCTCCTTTCAGGAATTATCCTTTTTCAATTTGGTACAGGTCCCGTTAAAGGATTTGCAGTAACCCTTAGTATCGGAATTTTGACAACCCTATTTACTGCTATTACCGTGACGAAGATGATGTTCGATCTTATGCTGGCAGGGAGGAATGTTAAGACGCTGAGTATTTAA
- the secF gene encoding protein translocase subunit SecF, whose product MQPKAEKVEKTPVKGKSQKVYSSYLFKRINYDFVGKRKIAFIVSLVTAVVGLGSVIIKGGFDLGIDFKGGALVEVRFEKPVQIDQIRETLQTVGLGDSIIQQFGSDRDILIRVEQSASGENVGSKVVEGLKNKLGDNPFEVRRIESVGPQVGGELTRQAQLALLFAIAGMVLYLGWRFDYESVTSIAVITGIALLTIALSSLEWMYIPLLTSVALVAVLVVCIILDLRFAFAAIIALIHDVIVTIGMFSITNREVTLPVVAAILTLIGYSVNDTIVVFDRIRENLRLYYRSKPFEEIVNMSINQTLSRTILTAFTVFIVTLILYLRGGEVINGFAFAMLVGVVTGTYSSIFVASPILVVWQNISKKKSYSPKH is encoded by the coding sequence ATGCAACCAAAAGCAGAAAAAGTCGAAAAGACCCCAGTTAAGGGTAAGTCTCAAAAGGTTTATAGTTCGTATCTTTTTAAACGAATTAATTATGATTTTGTCGGCAAAAGGAAAATAGCCTTTATTGTTTCCCTTGTTACTGCCGTTGTGGGCCTCGGTTCGGTAATCATAAAAGGTGGATTTGATTTAGGGATCGATTTCAAGGGTGGAGCTCTGGTCGAGGTACGTTTTGAAAAACCAGTTCAAATCGATCAGATTCGAGAGACCCTTCAAACGGTTGGTCTGGGAGATAGTATTATTCAGCAGTTTGGAAGTGATAGAGATATTCTCATCCGTGTAGAGCAAAGCGCTTCAGGAGAAAATGTGGGGAGTAAGGTCGTAGAGGGCCTTAAAAATAAATTGGGGGATAATCCCTTTGAAGTTAGACGCATCGAGAGTGTAGGACCTCAGGTAGGAGGAGAATTGACCCGCCAGGCTCAATTAGCCCTTTTATTTGCCATTGCCGGAATGGTCCTCTATTTAGGCTGGCGGTTTGATTACGAGTCAGTCACTTCCATAGCCGTTATCACCGGAATCGCTCTGTTGACCATCGCTTTATCTTCCCTGGAGTGGATGTATATTCCACTTTTGACTTCGGTTGCCCTGGTGGCAGTTTTGGTGGTCTGTATCATTTTAGATCTTCGATTCGCTTTTGCAGCTATTATCGCGCTGATCCACGATGTGATTGTGACGATCGGTATGTTTTCTATTACCAATCGAGAAGTTACACTACCTGTTGTAGCCGCTATTTTAACCCTCATTGGATATTCGGTCAATGATACCATCGTTGTTTTTGACCGAATCCGAGAAAATCTTCGACTTTACTATCGAAGTAAGCCCTTTGAAGAAATTGTCAATATGAGTATTAATCAAACCCTCAGTCGAACCATTTTAACGGCTTTTACGGTCTTTATCGTTACCCTTATTCTGTATCTTCGAGGGGGAGAAGTCATCAATGGCTTTGCTTTTGCAATGCTAGTTGGAGTTGTCACGGGAACCTATTCGTCTATATTTGTAGCAAGCCCTATTTTAGTAGTCTGGCAAAATATCTCTAAAAAGAAAAGTTATAGCCCTAAGCACTAA
- a CDS encoding adenylate/guanylate cyclase domain-containing protein has product MQVSITLKAKLCLLILGLLILTILGVGILFILSERDTLYTLMKNQGEALVTDLAQTSAEPLLNEDDLILNSLVRNASSKRSVEAAFVVDNQGIVRAHSEAEFIGVKFTLPAGLKEAYEAQHQIIAQPYTTPKGVPTLYFLRPIFYNNLQLGTAHLELSQDVINTAVREAIHRIIGFLIGAIILGSIASLGLASWILTPIYDLIEGTKAIAGGNYQYRLPVKSQDEIGTLTQAFNSMAQTLQHKERVERAFGKYVSGQIAEWILKNPQIYVGGIRQEVTVLFASIRGFTSLAETIPPEQVVELLNRYLTVMTRVIFDFNGLLDKFMGDAIMAVFGAPVLRQENHAEMAVRAALKIQEEIQKLGDQLQREGKKYVGVGIGINSGEVVSGNMGSLERLEYTVLGDNVHIASRLESVAGSGQILITEAVYQKVKNLIDVDPLPPMPIKGRTKPLLSYEVKKLKNNT; this is encoded by the coding sequence ATGCAGGTATCTATAACTCTAAAGGCTAAGCTATGTCTGCTCATCCTGGGACTCCTTATCCTGACTATTTTGGGCGTTGGAATTTTATTCATTCTCTCGGAAAGAGATACTTTATATACCCTTATGAAGAACCAGGGGGAAGCACTGGTTACCGACCTGGCTCAAACCAGTGCCGAACCCCTCTTAAATGAAGATGACCTGATCCTCAATTCCCTGGTGAGGAATGCAAGCTCGAAAAGATCGGTTGAAGCCGCCTTTGTTGTGGATAACCAGGGTATCGTACGCGCCCATTCGGAGGCAGAGTTTATAGGAGTAAAATTTACACTTCCTGCCGGGCTTAAAGAGGCCTATGAAGCTCAGCATCAAATTATCGCCCAACCTTATACTACCCCTAAGGGGGTTCCTACGCTTTATTTTCTACGTCCTATATTTTACAACAATCTTCAGCTTGGTACGGCCCATTTGGAACTCTCCCAGGATGTTATAAATACGGCTGTCCGGGAGGCCATTCATAGAATTATAGGATTTTTAATCGGTGCAATTATTCTCGGAAGTATCGCTTCCCTGGGCCTGGCTTCCTGGATCTTAACTCCCATCTATGATCTTATAGAAGGAACCAAAGCCATAGCCGGGGGAAACTATCAATACCGATTACCGGTTAAATCCCAGGATGAGATCGGTACGCTGACCCAGGCTTTCAATTCCATGGCCCAGACCCTTCAGCATAAGGAGCGGGTAGAACGGGCGTTTGGTAAATATGTATCCGGCCAGATTGCAGAATGGATCCTTAAAAATCCCCAGATCTATGTGGGAGGTATCCGGCAAGAAGTGACCGTTCTGTTTGCGAGTATTCGAGGATTTACATCCCTGGCCGAAACCATTCCGCCGGAACAAGTGGTCGAATTGTTAAATCGATATCTAACGGTCATGACCCGGGTCATCTTTGATTTTAATGGACTTCTGGATAAATTTATGGGAGATGCCATCATGGCCGTCTTTGGAGCTCCCGTGTTGAGGCAAGAAAATCACGCCGAGATGGCCGTTAGAGCAGCCCTTAAAATCCAGGAAGAAATTCAAAAGTTAGGTGATCAGCTTCAACGGGAAGGAAAAAAATATGTTGGCGTTGGAATCGGGATCAATTCCGGAGAAGTCGTCTCGGGTAACATGGGATCCCTGGAGCGATTAGAATATACAGTCCTGGGGGATAATGTTCATATTGCTTCCCGACTTGAGTCTGTCGCCGGTAGCGGCCAAATTCTTATTACCGAGGCCGTCTATCAAAAAGTTAAAAACCTGATCGATGTGGATCCATTACCCCCCATGCCCATCAAAGGACGAACGAAACCACTCCTCAGTTATGAGGTAAAAAAACTGAAAAACAACACATAA
- a CDS encoding polymer-forming cytoskeletal protein: MSVIDQGLVINGDIYGDEDLRVKGHIKGTIFLKNGGIYIEESGKVEGDILAVHISIMGHFQGKAIALEKLKLSSTARVEGELQGALVEIEEGAFFKGQLNIKQIDPVEAEIKDFKSLSEEDYERLRQWRVRNKITV, translated from the coding sequence ATGTCGGTGATAGATCAAGGTTTGGTTATAAATGGAGATATTTACGGAGATGAGGATTTACGGGTCAAAGGACATATTAAAGGAACAATTTTTCTCAAAAACGGAGGGATTTATATTGAAGAATCCGGGAAGGTAGAAGGAGATATTCTGGCGGTTCATATTTCCATTATGGGTCATTTCCAGGGTAAAGCCATTGCTTTGGAAAAGCTAAAATTATCCTCCACTGCCCGAGTTGAAGGTGAACTCCAGGGAGCTCTGGTAGAGATTGAAGAAGGGGCTTTTTTCAAAGGTCAGTTGAATATCAAACAGATAGATCCGGTTGAGGCAGAAATAAAGGATTTTAAATCCCTCTCCGAAGAAGATTATGAGAGATTACGCCAGTGGCGGGTCCGAAATAAGATTACCGTATAG
- the moaC gene encoding cyclic pyranopterin monophosphate synthase MoaC yields MNPLTHFDDQGQAHMVDVSDKASTRREAVAQGVVYMKPETFRMIVNQKIAKGDVFGVARIAGIMAAKKTSELIPLCHPLAITGIDIFFNPVEAESKIEIRAEVRITDKTGVEMEALTAVSIAALTIYDMCKAVDRGMRISDIHLVKKTGGKSGTFIA; encoded by the coding sequence ATGAATCCCTTAACCCATTTTGATGATCAAGGTCAGGCCCACATGGTAGATGTGAGCGATAAGGCTTCCACCCGGCGAGAAGCTGTAGCCCAGGGGGTAGTTTACATGAAGCCGGAAACCTTCCGGATGATTGTGAATCAGAAAATTGCCAAGGGTGACGTATTCGGCGTGGCCCGGATAGCCGGGATTATGGCAGCTAAAAAAACCAGTGAACTGATTCCTCTCTGCCATCCACTGGCCATTACAGGAATCGATATCTTTTTTAATCCCGTAGAGGCAGAGAGTAAAATTGAAATCCGGGCCGAAGTCCGTATCACAGATAAAACAGGGGTCGAAATGGAAGCCCTTACCGCGGTCTCCATTGCAGCTTTAACTATTTACGATATGTGTAAAGCCGTAGACCGCGGAATGAGAATCTCCGATATTCACCTCGTCAAAAAAACCGGGGGTAAAAGCGGAACGTTTATCGCATAA
- a CDS encoding LysM peptidoglycan-binding domain-containing protein — MIRNNLKEYISRSQRDKIKPIAMIVGSLVIIGILAGSMYWAARSDSKKDHVSAKVETTSPVKTNNPEIKPDSRESKAEVKTSDANTQTQAQEIKSLEDEIARLRKQNEELSLKVKNLEKQLRDTATATNRTTVTKPEAVEEKKLETAKSSEEKKLAKSVDKSRGKENKISYTVKKGDTLWSIADKYGVSVNAIKEWNNLRDEKLAIGEEITVIKP, encoded by the coding sequence ATGATAAGGAACAATCTAAAAGAGTATATATCCCGTTCTCAAAGGGATAAAATAAAACCTATTGCAATGATAGTTGGTAGTCTTGTCATCATCGGTATATTGGCAGGTTCTATGTACTGGGCGGCCAGGTCGGATAGCAAGAAAGACCATGTCAGTGCAAAGGTTGAGACGACGAGTCCTGTCAAAACTAATAATCCGGAGATCAAACCAGATAGTAGAGAATCAAAGGCTGAGGTTAAAACCTCTGATGCCAATACCCAGACCCAGGCTCAAGAGATCAAAAGCTTAGAAGACGAGATTGCGCGACTCCGCAAGCAAAATGAAGAATTGTCCTTGAAGGTAAAGAACTTAGAAAAACAGCTTCGTGACACTGCAACTGCTACCAATCGGACTACCGTTACCAAACCTGAAGCCGTCGAAGAGAAAAAACTTGAAACCGCCAAATCTTCCGAAGAGAAAAAGCTGGCAAAATCCGTAGATAAATCCCGAGGGAAGGAAAATAAAATTTCCTATACGGTAAAAAAGGGGGATACCCTGTGGAGTATCGCCGATAAATACGGGGTCAGTGTCAATGCTATCAAAGAGTGGAATAATTTACGGGATGAAAAACTTGCGATAGGGGAAGAAATTACGGTTATAAAGCCTTAA
- a CDS encoding tetratricopeptide repeat protein, which produces MRSKILIKALKFYGSGPFLVSLISLTTAWGGPLEEGEKYERQHLYYQAAQEYRKIDNPELRELKLNHLNTGWNGLDGQIMKAQENVAKNPNSAEAHYQLADKYYQKGEALIAYQRTNLKNYPETTLETEKTFFFNAATMESNQALQLNPNYPQAHLLLGKIYLVQGKKPEAIQEINQALALDPNFRDGYISLAQTYLTDKSYDQAEASLLKLVELNPNDAATHTLLGNLYLERKDPGKAISEFNRVIQLNPSDGEVTTLLAKAYHLYGKDLYREGKYDQAVEAFQKAFQLRSLKEYYDDLQTALKRQEEVRLASFSKPEKAKEEISKPAYKKKKKSLRRSKVKAVAGKSQRKAPSVQPPAPAPQAPASGVQTPTQPSSQPSAPAPQAPTSGAPTPPAQSPVQPPAGKPASPGQPAEQSPPSTGQAPPSGPPGQPPQPAPGEQR; this is translated from the coding sequence GTGAGATCAAAAATCTTAATAAAAGCTTTGAAGTTTTACGGGTCGGGTCCTTTTCTGGTCAGCCTGATAAGCTTGACAACAGCCTGGGGGGGTCCTCTGGAAGAAGGGGAAAAGTATGAAAGGCAACACCTCTATTATCAGGCTGCCCAGGAGTATCGTAAAATTGATAATCCAGAATTACGAGAACTGAAATTGAATCATCTCAATACCGGCTGGAATGGTTTAGATGGTCAAATTATGAAGGCCCAGGAAAATGTAGCAAAGAATCCGAATTCTGCAGAGGCCCATTATCAATTGGCAGATAAATATTATCAAAAAGGGGAGGCTTTGATAGCTTATCAGCGGACGAATCTCAAGAATTATCCGGAGACCACTCTAGAGACCGAGAAAACCTTTTTTTTCAATGCCGCTACAATGGAAAGCAACCAGGCGCTCCAATTAAATCCAAATTATCCCCAGGCCCATCTCCTCCTTGGCAAAATTTATTTAGTCCAGGGTAAGAAACCCGAAGCTATCCAGGAGATTAATCAGGCTCTTGCCCTGGATCCCAATTTTAGAGACGGTTATATCTCTTTAGCTCAAACCTATCTGACCGATAAGTCTTATGATCAAGCCGAAGCAAGCCTATTAAAACTGGTAGAATTAAATCCCAACGATGCAGCCACCCATACACTGTTGGGTAACCTCTATCTTGAACGAAAAGACCCTGGTAAGGCGATTTCAGAGTTTAACAGGGTAATTCAACTGAATCCTTCAGATGGAGAGGTGACTACGCTTTTAGCTAAAGCTTATCATCTTTATGGAAAGGATTTGTACCGGGAAGGAAAGTACGATCAGGCGGTGGAAGCATTTCAAAAAGCCTTTCAGTTGAGATCTTTGAAGGAATATTACGATGATTTACAGACGGCCCTGAAGAGGCAAGAAGAGGTGAGATTGGCAAGCTTTTCCAAACCGGAGAAAGCAAAGGAAGAAATCTCGAAGCCCGCTTACAAAAAGAAAAAGAAAAGCCTTCGGAGGTCTAAAGTAAAAGCTGTAGCGGGAAAATCACAGAGAAAAGCCCCGTCTGTCCAGCCTCCGGCTCCTGCACCCCAAGCTCCGGCTTCCGGTGTCCAAACGCCTACCCAACCGTCTTCCCAACCTTCGGCTCCTGCACCTCAAGCTCCCACTTCGGGTGCTCCGACTCCTCCAGCTCAATCTCCCGTACAACCCCCTGCAGGGAAGCCTGCAAGTCCCGGGCAGCCTGCTGAACAATCACCTCCTTCGACCGGCCAGGCTCCGCCATCAGGACCCCCCGGTCAACCCCCACAACCTGCGCCGGGAGAGCAGAGATAA